One region of Permianibacter fluminis genomic DNA includes:
- the smpB gene encoding SsrA-binding protein SmpB, whose product MAKDKNSKPGDATIATNRRANFDYFIEQRSEAGIVLQGWEVKSLRAGKANLTDSYVMFKNGEAFLIGAQIMPLLSASTHVVADPTATRKLLLKKSEIVKLNQAVAIKGYTVVATSLYWKANRVKVGIGLAKGKQEHDKRDTSKERDWQREKERTMKKHVR is encoded by the coding sequence ATGGCAAAAGACAAGAACAGCAAACCCGGTGATGCCACCATCGCGACCAACCGGCGGGCGAACTTCGATTATTTCATCGAACAGCGCAGCGAAGCCGGCATTGTCCTGCAAGGCTGGGAAGTCAAATCCCTGCGCGCCGGCAAAGCCAATCTGACCGACAGCTATGTCATGTTCAAGAACGGCGAAGCGTTTCTGATCGGCGCCCAGATCATGCCGCTGTTGTCGGCCTCGACGCACGTGGTCGCCGACCCGACCGCAACCCGCAAGCTGCTGCTGAAGAAATCCGAAATCGTCAAACTGAATCAGGCGGTGGCCATCAAGGGCTATACCGTGGTGGCCACCTCGCTGTACTGGAAAGCCAACCGGGTCAAGGTCGGCATCGGCCTTGCCAAAGGCAAACAGGAACACGACAAGCGCGACACCAGCAAAGAGCGCGACTGGCAACGCGAAAAAGAGCGGACGATGAAGAAGCACGTGCGCTGA
- a CDS encoding type II toxin-antitoxin system RatA family toxin, translating into MPRVHREAIVPYSAEQMFALVNDVERYPEFLPGCAGAEVLDRSSHGMRAKLTLAKAAFKQSFTTVNQWRSSHHIEMRLADGPFKQLHGAWQFVPLGTHGCRVTLTVDFEFASLIGNLAFGGAFQKLIHSLMDAFHDRARNLYGQPSSG; encoded by the coding sequence ATGCCACGTGTCCACCGGGAAGCCATCGTGCCGTACAGCGCCGAACAGATGTTCGCGCTGGTCAATGATGTCGAGCGTTACCCGGAATTCCTGCCCGGCTGTGCCGGCGCCGAGGTGCTCGACCGCAGCAGCCATGGCATGCGCGCCAAGCTGACGCTGGCCAAGGCGGCGTTCAAGCAGTCGTTCACCACGGTCAATCAATGGCGCTCGTCGCATCACATCGAGATGCGGCTGGCCGACGGCCCGTTCAAACAGCTGCACGGCGCCTGGCAGTTTGTCCCGCTCGGCACGCATGGCTGCCGGGTCACCCTGACCGTGGATTTCGAATTTGCCTCGCTGATCGGCAATCTGGCCTTTGGCGGCGCCTTCCAGAAACTGATCCATTCGCTGATGGATGCCTTCCACGACCGCGCCCGGAACCTGTATGGCCAGCCCAGCTCCGGTTGA
- a CDS encoding RnfH family protein has protein sequence MAVAESAQVAELAVEVAYALPEQQTLLALTVPAGSTVEQVIQRSGILRRYPEIDLAATAVGIWSRPVALSLPVQAGDRIEIYRPLIIDPQTTLRQREKAKRRR, from the coding sequence ATGGCGGTCGCCGAATCGGCGCAGGTGGCTGAACTCGCCGTCGAAGTCGCCTACGCGCTGCCCGAGCAGCAGACCCTGCTGGCGCTGACCGTGCCGGCCGGCAGCACCGTCGAGCAGGTCATCCAGCGTTCCGGCATCCTGCGCCGATACCCGGAAATCGATCTGGCCGCCACCGCCGTCGGCATCTGGTCGCGCCCGGTGGCACTGAGCCTTCCGGTGCAGGCCGGCGACCGCATCGAGATCTATCGACCGTTGATCATCGACCCGCAAACTACCCTCCGGCAGCGCGAAAAGGCCAAGCGGCGGCGCTGA
- a CDS encoding TetR/AcrR family transcriptional regulator: MVRPAAVLPRRQPRQARSRQTVERLLEAADRLLERDGLLAFNTNAVAAEAGIDIASLYQYFPAKEAIIYALLEQRCLGLQARCEVWRLEAEHMSLPALLEQVSNALYPAEGNGWSLSSLQPMIERVPELKDLTEGFHQDMAAFWADVLQERGSILPRPQLIEYCRLFQTLLSSGHGFVAGRPAEHSELLHEWLCDVGLTMLRRCLPGGSGI; the protein is encoded by the coding sequence GTGGTAAGACCCGCTGCTGTACTGCCCCGGCGCCAACCGCGCCAAGCCCGATCGCGCCAAACGGTCGAACGGCTACTCGAAGCCGCTGATCGCCTGCTCGAACGCGATGGCCTGCTCGCCTTCAATACCAATGCCGTTGCCGCCGAAGCCGGCATCGATATCGCCTCGCTGTATCAATACTTTCCCGCCAAAGAGGCCATCATTTACGCGCTGCTCGAACAGCGTTGCCTAGGTTTGCAGGCGCGCTGCGAAGTCTGGCGCTTGGAAGCCGAACACATGAGCCTGCCGGCGTTGCTGGAGCAAGTCAGCAACGCGCTCTATCCGGCCGAAGGCAATGGCTGGTCGCTGAGCTCATTGCAGCCGATGATCGAACGGGTGCCGGAGCTGAAAGATCTGACCGAAGGCTTTCATCAGGACATGGCGGCGTTTTGGGCCGACGTGCTGCAGGAGCGTGGCTCGATTCTGCCCAGGCCGCAGCTGATCGAATACTGCCGGCTGTTCCAGACCCTGCTTAGTTCCGGCCACGGCTTCGTCGCCGGCCGACCCGCCGAACACAGCGAATTGCTGCACGAATGGCTGTGCGATGTCGGCCTGACCATGCTGCGCCGTTGTTTGCCGGGCGGGTCGGGGATTTGA
- a CDS encoding M16 family metallopeptidase: protein MKRSATFIVLPSVALALILSALLSACSHRPALPPTPIAPAQILPIQPLIDSPASPEFGTLTLPPLTQQTLNNGVSVVTIPSARSPYLQVMLMVDAGRLLLGSHADVLAEMLRLTGSADSPARWQQQWRELGATLSVRSGPHRLIFSAEVLPDKADALLQTLQQMWRAPNLRSAELLNQVQRNLRVQQHEQDLLGGDYARLWQQLGYGADHPYGNNALSRDALQRITLTSLQQAWQQARSEKQQWLLAGTINDALLPNWRQQLASEPMSATRARWRQLQAPLPSESMPPQAALTFHLLNADDAPQVNVMLGFALALPDAQSRWTCEAFAELLGMEFSGRLFADLRERRGLSYDVGAYCSAAPLASELVLHGSTRPEHAAAFVHGMLVHLQLLSSQAAGADELALLRGSLRGQTRVQLETARQRSRLYNAMELLGGDWQSLIARDEFWRELAPAALPAFAERWLRSSPVIVLRGDASALEKQLQKVFPEAQIVRHDAVP, encoded by the coding sequence GTGAAAAGATCTGCCACGTTTATTGTTCTGCCATCGGTCGCACTGGCACTGATACTGAGCGCGCTACTGTCGGCGTGCAGCCATCGGCCAGCGCTGCCCCCGACGCCGATCGCGCCCGCCCAAATCCTGCCAATACAGCCACTGATAGACAGCCCGGCCAGCCCGGAATTTGGCACGCTGACCCTGCCGCCACTGACCCAGCAAACGCTGAACAATGGCGTCTCCGTGGTGACGATACCGTCGGCCCGGTCGCCGTATTTGCAAGTCATGCTGATGGTGGATGCCGGCCGTTTGTTGCTCGGCAGCCACGCCGATGTGCTGGCCGAAATGCTGCGGTTGACCGGCAGCGCCGACTCACCTGCCCGCTGGCAACAACAGTGGCGCGAACTGGGCGCCACGCTGTCGGTGCGCAGCGGCCCGCATCGATTGATTTTCAGCGCCGAAGTGCTGCCGGACAAAGCGGACGCCCTGCTGCAAACGCTGCAACAAATGTGGCGCGCGCCCAACCTGCGCTCGGCCGAACTGCTGAATCAGGTCCAGCGCAATCTGCGGGTGCAACAGCATGAACAGGATTTGCTCGGCGGCGATTATGCCCGGCTTTGGCAGCAGCTCGGTTACGGTGCCGATCACCCGTATGGCAACAACGCGCTCAGTCGTGACGCCTTGCAACGCATTACCCTGACCTCGCTGCAGCAAGCCTGGCAGCAGGCGCGCAGCGAGAAACAGCAATGGCTGCTGGCCGGCACCATCAACGACGCGTTGTTGCCGAACTGGCGCCAGCAACTGGCAAGCGAACCAATGAGCGCCACGCGCGCGCGCTGGCGGCAACTGCAAGCGCCACTGCCGTCGGAATCCATGCCGCCACAAGCAGCGCTGACCTTTCATCTGCTCAATGCCGATGATGCGCCGCAAGTGAATGTGATGCTCGGTTTTGCATTAGCCTTGCCCGATGCGCAAAGCCGCTGGACCTGCGAAGCCTTTGCCGAACTGCTCGGCATGGAATTCAGCGGCCGACTGTTCGCCGATTTGCGCGAACGCCGCGGCCTCAGTTACGACGTCGGCGCCTATTGCTCTGCGGCCCCGCTCGCCAGCGAGCTGGTCTTGCACGGCAGCACCCGGCCCGAACACGCGGCCGCATTTGTCCACGGCATGCTGGTGCATTTGCAATTGCTGAGCAGCCAAGCCGCCGGTGCGGACGAGCTGGCCTTGCTGCGCGGCTCACTGCGCGGACAAACCCGCGTGCAACTGGAAACCGCACGCCAGCGCAGCCGTTTGTATAACGCCATGGAACTGCTCGGTGGAGATTGGCAGAGCCTGATAGCACGCGATGAATTTTGGCGGGAACTTGCGCCAGCGGCATTGCCGGCCTTTGCCGAGCGCTGGCTGCGGAGCAGCCCGGTGATTGTGTTACGTGGGGATGCCAGTGCGCTGGAAAAGCAATTACAAAAAGTGTTTCCGGAAGCGCAGATTGTTCGGCATGACGCTGTGCCGTAG
- a CDS encoding M16 family metallopeptidase, producing MTPIRLVTVAALLLATAAAGDDRTGDNTDAVANAVNRAVNSPNNGTNTEPANCPAVAYALQQLGALDARRSQFQLDNGLTVILLPDAEASTVAVVTTVQVGARDEQDGETGYAHLFEHLMFKGSDGVPDGAYSQRVNGVGGSFNAETDFDRTSYYVTAPAEALEQLLWLEAERFRAPDLSAEKVHNQIAAVREEMALTVDNVPFMRSGSELLFTQLQGSDYDHLVLGSVADLDAATAEKLQAFYQRHYRPERAVLVLAGRFDAAVARQWLQRDWSRWHAHGDAAAITPLQRPLARAFDATLVDSRAPWPALLLAWQTVPDDHPDAAAVALVYEQMLRGEQGQLRQRLLAKQWLLHSAELPLQLPRLGLAHFIAVPRAAAALTDLETEVRAAFTELAQQAPSEQQLCELKTARLRRLIGVAEGPLMLGYRESIDQALWQQSRLLAEVSGLQQVTSADMSRVTAQYFLRNQLTLTLSPPWYLRWAKRVLEWLPVSWSEALEAKAL from the coding sequence ATGACACCGATACGCTTGGTCACGGTTGCCGCGCTGCTGCTGGCGACGGCAGCCGCTGGCGACGACCGCACTGGTGACAATACCGACGCCGTCGCCAATGCCGTCAACCGTGCCGTTAACAGTCCAAACAACGGCACCAATACCGAACCGGCCAACTGCCCGGCGGTTGCCTACGCATTGCAGCAACTCGGCGCGCTGGATGCCCGCCGCAGTCAATTCCAGCTCGACAATGGCCTGACCGTGATTTTGCTACCCGATGCCGAAGCCAGCACGGTCGCGGTGGTGACCACGGTGCAAGTCGGCGCCCGCGATGAACAGGACGGCGAAACCGGCTACGCACATTTGTTCGAACATCTGATGTTCAAGGGCAGCGACGGCGTGCCGGATGGCGCCTACAGTCAACGCGTCAACGGCGTCGGCGGCAGCTTCAATGCCGAAACCGATTTTGATCGCACCAGTTACTACGTCACGGCCCCGGCCGAGGCGCTGGAACAATTGCTCTGGCTGGAGGCTGAGCGCTTTCGAGCGCCGGATCTGAGCGCCGAAAAAGTCCACAACCAAATCGCTGCCGTGCGCGAAGAAATGGCATTGACCGTCGACAACGTGCCGTTCATGCGCAGCGGTTCCGAGCTGCTGTTTACTCAGCTGCAAGGCAGTGACTATGACCATCTGGTGCTCGGCAGCGTGGCCGATCTCGACGCGGCCACGGCCGAGAAACTGCAGGCGTTTTATCAGCGCCATTACCGGCCGGAACGAGCGGTGCTGGTGCTCGCCGGCCGCTTTGATGCCGCCGTTGCCCGGCAGTGGCTGCAGCGCGATTGGTCACGCTGGCACGCGCATGGCGACGCCGCTGCCATAACGCCGCTGCAACGACCGCTTGCGCGCGCCTTCGATGCCACGCTAGTGGACAGCCGCGCGCCGTGGCCGGCTTTGCTGCTGGCCTGGCAAACCGTGCCGGATGATCACCCGGATGCCGCCGCTGTCGCGCTCGTTTACGAGCAGATGCTGCGCGGTGAACAGGGCCAGTTGCGACAACGGCTGCTGGCCAAGCAATGGTTGCTGCACAGCGCCGAATTGCCGCTGCAGTTACCGCGACTGGGCCTCGCCCACTTTATTGCTGTTCCGCGCGCCGCCGCCGCATTGACCGATCTCGAAACCGAAGTCCGGGCCGCTTTCACCGAGCTGGCGCAGCAAGCGCCCAGTGAACAACAACTGTGCGAACTGAAGACCGCCCGGCTGCGCCGGCTGATCGGCGTTGCCGAAGGTCCGCTGATGCTGGGTTATCGCGAAAGCATTGATCAAGCGCTGTGGCAGCAGTCTCGCTTGCTGGCCGAGGTGAGCGGCCTGCAGCAGGTGACGAGCGCCGATATGAGCCGCGTCACGGCGCAGTATTTTTTGCGGAACCAGCTGACCCTGACATTGTCGCCACCGTGGTATCTGCGCTGGGCCAAACGGGTACTGGAATGGTTGCCAGTAAGCTGGAGTGAAGCGCTGGAGGCGAAAGCGCTGTGA
- the waaA gene encoding lipid IV(A) 3-deoxy-D-manno-octulosonic acid transferase: protein MRWLYTLVFFLLMPFVLLRLWWRGRANPGYRQRWAERFARLPALKTGGIWVHAVSVGETLAAVPLIKALQQRYPQLPITVTTTTPTGSERVKAAFGGSVQHVYGPYDLPWLVARFLRTVQPRLCLIMETELWPNLLAGCATARVPVVLVNARLSKRSARGYSKVGLLTRDMLQHLTLIAAQERSDARRFRRLGVSAAQVVVTGSIKTDVTVTDAQRALGASLREQLGAQRYVVIAASTHAGEDELVLDAFAQLRAKVQNAALILVPRHPERFDAVAALVQQRGFVTARRSRADVSAQTQVLVGDSMGELMGLYAAADVAFVGGSLVPTGGHNLLEPAALAIPILQGPHSFNFAMQTRRFRRAGALVEVSSAEQLAQCWQRWADPAIREFVGQKALAELNTLRGSLERVLVRIEGFLV, encoded by the coding sequence ATGCGTTGGTTGTACACGCTGGTCTTTTTTCTGCTGATGCCATTTGTTCTGCTGCGTTTGTGGTGGCGTGGCCGCGCCAACCCCGGCTACCGGCAACGCTGGGCCGAACGCTTCGCCCGTTTGCCAGCGCTGAAAACCGGTGGCATCTGGGTGCATGCGGTTTCGGTCGGCGAAACGCTGGCGGCGGTACCGCTGATCAAAGCCTTGCAGCAACGTTATCCGCAACTGCCGATCACCGTCACCACCACCACGCCGACCGGTTCGGAGCGGGTCAAGGCAGCCTTTGGTGGCAGCGTGCAGCATGTTTACGGCCCTTATGATCTGCCGTGGCTGGTCGCCCGGTTTCTGCGCACGGTGCAACCGCGGCTGTGCCTGATCATGGAAACCGAATTGTGGCCGAATCTGTTGGCTGGTTGCGCCACGGCAAGGGTGCCGGTGGTGCTGGTCAATGCCCGCTTGTCCAAGCGTTCGGCACGTGGTTACAGCAAGGTGGGCTTACTCACTCGCGACATGCTGCAGCACCTGACGTTGATTGCCGCGCAAGAGCGCAGCGACGCCCGCCGCTTTCGTCGCTTGGGCGTTTCTGCGGCGCAGGTGGTTGTGACCGGCAGTATCAAAACCGATGTCACGGTGACGGACGCGCAACGCGCACTCGGTGCCAGCTTGCGCGAGCAGCTTGGTGCGCAGCGCTATGTCGTGATCGCCGCCAGCACCCACGCCGGCGAAGACGAGCTGGTGCTCGATGCCTTTGCCCAATTGCGCGCCAAGGTGCAGAACGCTGCGCTGATTCTGGTGCCACGCCATCCGGAACGTTTCGATGCCGTTGCCGCGCTGGTGCAGCAACGCGGTTTTGTCACTGCGCGGCGCAGTCGCGCCGATGTCAGCGCACAAACGCAGGTGCTGGTCGGTGACAGCATGGGCGAGCTGATGGGCCTGTATGCAGCGGCCGATGTCGCGTTTGTCGGCGGCTCCTTGGTGCCAACCGGCGGTCACAATTTGCTCGAGCCGGCCGCGCTCGCCATACCAATCCTGCAAGGCCCGCACAGCTTCAATTTTGCCATGCAGACGCGACGCTTTCGTCGGGCTGGCGCTCTGGTCGAGGTCAGCTCGGCCGAGCAGTTAGCACAATGCTGGCAGCGATGGGCGGACCCGGCGATACGAGAATTCGTGGGGCAGAAAGCGCTGGCGGAATTGAATACGCTGCGTGGCAGTTTGGAGCGGGTATTGGTGCGAATAGAGGGGTTCCTAGTCTGA
- a CDS encoding acyl carrier protein phosphodiesterase codes for MNYLAHCCLVPPTAEALAGALLGDLIHGPDLSALPAEVARSVRLHRAIDRYTDNHPYVIAAKNLLQPPLRRYAGIIVDVAFDHLLSKDFARWHHEPLPSLAAKVYAAIAQYRELAPEATRGRLDYIVSQRLLERYENPLSIGRALMGIGSRLKRNNPLAEAGPVVLPLLPQWQERFERFYPELIGFAEEEWARLVQINR; via the coding sequence ATGAACTATCTGGCCCACTGCTGCCTGGTGCCGCCGACCGCCGAAGCGCTGGCCGGCGCCCTGCTCGGCGATCTGATCCACGGTCCGGACCTGTCCGCCCTGCCCGCCGAGGTGGCTCGCTCGGTCCGGCTGCACCGCGCCATCGACCGCTATACCGACAACCACCCATACGTCATCGCCGCCAAGAACCTGCTGCAACCGCCGCTGCGCCGCTATGCCGGCATCATCGTTGATGTCGCATTTGATCATCTGCTCAGCAAGGACTTTGCCCGCTGGCATCACGAACCGCTGCCCTCACTGGCGGCAAAGGTTTACGCCGCCATCGCCCAGTATCGTGAATTAGCGCCAGAAGCCACCCGTGGCCGGCTCGATTACATCGTCAGCCAACGGCTGCTGGAGCGATACGAAAACCCGCTGTCGATCGGCCGCGCCTTGATGGGAATTGGTAGTCGATTGAAGCGAAACAATCCCTTGGCGGAGGCCGGGCCGGTGGTGTTGCCGTTGTTGCCACAGTGGCAGGAACGATTTGAGCGGTTTTATCCGGAGTTGATCGGGTTTGCCGAAGAGGAGTGGGCGCGGTTGGTGCAGATCAATAGATAA
- the miaB gene encoding tRNA (N6-isopentenyl adenosine(37)-C2)-methylthiotransferase MiaB yields MSNTPDPRPAPVDASQPTQKVFIKTWGCQMNEYDSSRMADLLKDAHGLVATDNPAEADVILLNTCSIREKAQEKVFSQLGEWRELKDKNPNLLIGVGGCVASQEGENIRKRAPYVDVVFGPQTLHRLPEMINQVRSQHIPAVDISFPEIEKFDRLPEASVDGPSALVSIMEGCNKYCTFCVVPYTRGPEVSRPLDDVLAEVLSLAERGVREINFLGQNVNAYRGAKHDGGEADLAELIELTASIPQIGRIRFTTSHPVEFSERLIEVYGRVPKLVSHLHLPIQSGSDRILAAMKRGHTVLEYKSKIRKLRAIRPDISLSTDLIVGFPGETDADFEATMKLVAEINYDVSFSFIYSPRPGTPAGDLADDTPAERKQQRLQLLQHRLNQQAQDIARKMVGTEQVILVERPSTKDPLQICGRTENNRLVNFPGSHALIGQFVTVRITQAMTNSLRGELIDKVIAA; encoded by the coding sequence ATGAGCAATACCCCTGATCCCCGGCCAGCGCCAGTTGACGCGTCGCAGCCGACCCAAAAAGTCTTCATCAAGACCTGGGGCTGCCAGATGAACGAGTACGACTCGTCGCGAATGGCCGATTTGCTCAAGGATGCGCACGGCCTGGTGGCGACCGACAACCCGGCTGAAGCCGATGTCATTCTGCTGAATACCTGCTCGATTCGGGAAAAAGCCCAGGAGAAAGTGTTCTCGCAATTGGGCGAATGGCGCGAGCTGAAAGACAAGAATCCGAATCTGCTGATTGGCGTTGGTGGCTGTGTCGCGTCGCAGGAAGGCGAGAATATTCGCAAGCGGGCGCCCTACGTTGATGTCGTGTTCGGGCCGCAGACGCTGCACCGCTTGCCGGAAATGATCAATCAGGTCCGCAGCCAGCACATTCCGGCGGTCGATATCTCGTTTCCGGAAATCGAAAAATTTGATCGGCTGCCAGAAGCCAGTGTCGATGGTCCGAGCGCGCTGGTCTCGATCATGGAGGGCTGCAACAAGTACTGCACGTTCTGCGTGGTGCCCTATACCCGCGGTCCGGAAGTGTCGCGGCCGCTCGATGATGTGCTGGCCGAGGTGCTGAGCTTGGCCGAGCGTGGCGTGCGCGAAATCAATTTCCTCGGTCAGAACGTCAATGCCTATCGCGGTGCCAAGCACGACGGTGGCGAGGCCGATCTGGCTGAGCTCATCGAGCTGACCGCGTCGATTCCGCAAATTGGCCGTATCCGTTTCACGACTTCACATCCGGTCGAATTCTCCGAGCGCTTGATTGAAGTCTATGGCCGGGTGCCGAAGCTGGTGTCGCATCTGCATCTGCCGATTCAAAGCGGTTCCGACCGCATTCTGGCGGCCATGAAGCGCGGCCACACCGTGCTGGAATACAAATCGAAAATCCGCAAGCTGCGGGCGATCCGGCCGGACATTTCGCTGTCGACCGATTTGATCGTCGGCTTCCCCGGTGAAACCGACGCCGACTTCGAAGCGACCATGAAGCTGGTTGCCGAGATCAATTACGACGTCTCCTTCAGTTTTATTTACAGCCCGCGTCCGGGCACGCCAGCCGGCGATCTGGCTGACGACACCCCGGCCGAACGCAAACAGCAGCGGCTGCAATTGCTGCAGCACCGATTGAACCAACAGGCGCAAGATATCGCTCGCAAAATGGTCGGCACCGAGCAGGTCATTCTGGTCGAACGGCCGAGCACCAAAGATCCGCTGCAGATTTGTGGCCGTACCGAGAACAACCGGCTGGTCAATTTCCCCGGCTCGCACGCGCTGATTGGCCAGTTCGTTACCGTTCGCATCACCCAGGCGATGACCAACAGCCTGCGCGGCGAACTGATCGATAAGGTAATTGCCGCTTGA
- a CDS encoding PhoH family protein — protein sequence MSNLHTLDFTLEPLDNDRLAAVAGQLDENLRQIERRLGVEINNRSNQFRIIGEREHTEAAADVVQSLFELSESQAAISRADLHLLLQQYRVRDDREERSRGDDFTVYTKRGPIKARNKAQAEYIDSIRRHDISFGIGPAGTGKTYLAVACAVDALERQQVRRIVLTRPAVEAGEKLGFLPGDLAQKVDPYLRPLYDALYEMLGFEKVAKYMERNVIEVAPLAFMRGRTLNESFVILDESQNTTIEQMKMLLTRIGFDSRAVITGDITQIDLPRKSQSGLRHAIEVLKGIDSVGFNFFSADDVVRHPVVMKVVRAYEHWERKQALLKEANEQAAHEPSEKSDKGTLP from the coding sequence TTGAGTAATCTGCATACCCTGGATTTCACGCTGGAGCCGCTCGACAACGATCGGCTGGCGGCGGTTGCCGGCCAGCTAGATGAAAACCTGCGCCAGATCGAGCGTCGGCTCGGGGTCGAAATCAACAACCGCAGCAACCAGTTCCGCATCATCGGTGAGCGCGAGCACACCGAAGCGGCTGCCGATGTGGTGCAGAGCCTGTTTGAGCTGAGCGAAAGCCAGGCCGCCATTTCCCGCGCGGATCTGCATCTGCTGCTGCAGCAGTATCGCGTTCGCGATGACCGGGAAGAACGCAGCCGCGGTGACGATTTCACGGTTTATACCAAACGCGGTCCGATCAAGGCCCGCAACAAGGCGCAAGCCGAATACATCGACAGCATCCGTCGTCACGATATCAGTTTCGGCATTGGTCCGGCCGGTACCGGCAAGACCTATCTGGCGGTCGCCTGCGCGGTGGACGCGCTGGAGCGGCAGCAGGTGCGGCGCATCGTGTTGACCCGCCCGGCCGTTGAAGCCGGGGAAAAGCTCGGCTTTTTGCCCGGTGACCTGGCCCAGAAAGTCGATCCGTATCTGCGTCCGTTGTATGACGCGCTGTATGAAATGCTCGGCTTCGAAAAAGTGGCCAAGTACATGGAGCGCAATGTCATCGAAGTGGCGCCGCTGGCCTTCATGCGCGGGCGCACGCTCAATGAATCGTTTGTGATTCTCGATGAAAGCCAGAACACCACCATCGAACAGATGAAGATGCTGCTGACCCGCATCGGCTTTGATTCGCGCGCGGTCATCACCGGCGACATCACCCAGATCGATCTGCCGCGCAAGAGCCAGAGCGGCCTGCGTCATGCCATCGAGGTGTTGAAGGGCATCGATTCGGTCGGTTTCAATTTCTTCTCGGCCGATGATGTGGTGCGGCATCCGGTGGTCATGAAAGTGGTGCGCGCCTATGAGCATTGGGAGCGCAAGCAGGCCCTGCTGAAAGAGGCCAATGAACAGGCCGCGCACGAGCCGAGTGAAAAATCCGACAAGGGGACGCTGCCATGA
- the ybeY gene encoding rRNA maturation RNase YbeY: MRLTLAVQRASRRRDIPSDLLLKRWARAALQHVADYADGAFELTIRVVNDAESQALNRDYRGKDKPTNVLSFPFDPPAFDLPGQVSKHYLGDLAICAGVVASEAAEQEKVLHHHWAHMVVHGVLHLLGYDHIKNSEAVKMEALERTILASLKIPDPYAGER, encoded by the coding sequence CTGCGTTTGACGCTTGCGGTACAGCGCGCCTCGCGCCGCCGCGACATTCCGTCTGATCTGCTGCTCAAGCGCTGGGCCCGCGCTGCGTTGCAACACGTCGCCGACTATGCCGATGGCGCGTTCGAGTTGACCATTCGCGTCGTCAACGACGCCGAAAGTCAGGCGCTGAACCGCGACTACCGCGGCAAGGACAAGCCGACCAATGTGCTGAGCTTCCCGTTTGATCCGCCGGCCTTCGACCTGCCGGGCCAGGTGAGTAAGCACTACCTTGGCGATTTGGCCATTTGTGCCGGCGTGGTTGCCAGCGAAGCGGCCGAGCAGGAAAAAGTGCTTCATCACCATTGGGCGCATATGGTGGTACACGGTGTCCTGCATCTGCTAGGCTACGACCACATCAAGAATTCTGAAGCCGTGAAAATGGAAGCGCTGGAACGCACCATTTTGGCTTCGCTGAAGATTCCCGATCCCTACGCCGGAGAGCGTTAA